A region from the Manihot esculenta cultivar AM560-2 chromosome 13, M.esculenta_v8, whole genome shotgun sequence genome encodes:
- the LOC110630395 gene encoding ras-related protein Rab11B, translating into MGAYRADDDYDYLFKVVLIGDSGVGKSNLLSRFTRNEFSLESKSTIGVEFATRSIRVDDKVVKAQIWDTAGQERYRAITSAYYRGAVGALLVYDVTRHVTFENVERWLKELRDHTDSNIVIMLVGNKADLRHLRAVTMEDAKAFAERENTFFMETSALESLNVENAFTEVLTQIYRVVSRKALEVGDDPAALPKGQTINVGKDDVSAMKKVGCCSA; encoded by the exons ATGGGGGCTTACAGGGCAGACGATGACTATGACTATTTGTTTAAGGTGGTGTTAATAGGCGACTCTGGGGTTGGAAAATCCAACCTTTTGTCTAGATTCACAAGAAATGAATTCAGCTTGGAATCTAAATCCACCATCGGTGTTGAATTCGCCACCCGCAGCATCCGTGTCGATGACAAGGTCGTCAAGGCCCAGATTTGGGACACTGCTGGCCAGGAAAG ATACCGAGCGATCACTAGTGCATACTATAGAGGAGCTGTTGGTGCCTTGCTTGTTTACGATGTCACTCGACATGTCACCTTTGAGAATGTGGAGAGATGGTTAAAAGAGCTTCGGGATCACACTGATTCAAACATTGTTATCATGCTTGTGGGAAACAAGGCAGATTTGAGGCACTTGCGAGCAGTTACAATGGAGGATGCCAAGGCATTTGCTGAGAGAGAAAACACTTTTTTTATGGAAACCTCCGCTCTAGAGTCCTTGAATGTTGAAAACGCCTTCACAGAAGTACTAACTCAGATCTACCGTGTTGTCAGCCGGAAGGCTCTTGAGGTTGGGGATGACCCAGCGGCCTTGCCCAAGGGACAGACCATTAATGTTGGCAAAGATGACGTATCAGCAATGAAAAAAGTGGGATGCTGCTCAGCATAG
- the LOC110629683 gene encoding OPA3-like protein — protein sequence MILPVVKLGTLALKTICKPIANRLKKEAGLHPRFRQLIINIAQANHRFTTTVQRHIYGHATNVAIRPLDEEKAVQAAADLIGELFVFTVAAAAVTFEVQRSSRAEARKEEMRIQELQEMKQKDEELAREVELLKQKVEELELLAKERGLAGLFNFRHGHVTKDEK from the exons ATGATTTTACCGGTGGTAAAGCTAGGAACCCTTGCTCTCAAAACTATCTGCAAGCCCATAGCCAATCGCCTCAAGAAGGAAGCAGGGCTGCACCCAAGGTTCCGCCAGTTAATAATCAACATTGCACAG gcaAATCATCGATTCACAACAACGGTGCAAAGACACATCTACGGTCATGCAACCAATGTTGCAATTCGCCCATTGGATGAGGAGAAGGCTGTCCAAGCTGCTGCTGATCTTATTGGGGAACTATTTGTGTTCACT GTTGCTGCAGCTGCTGTTACTTTTGAAGTCCAAAGAAGTTCTAGAGCAGAGGCAAGAAAGGAGGAAATGCGAATACAGGAATTACAG GAGATGAAGCAAAAAGACGAAGAATTAGCAAGGGAAGTTGAACTTCTTAAACAGAAAGTGGAAGAGCTGGAACTACTTGCCAAAGAACGAGGGCTTGCTGGTCTTTTCAACTTCAGACATGGCCATGTGACAAAAGATGAAAAGTAA